A segment of the Campylobacter vulpis genome:
GTAATTTTGGCACTTTCAAGCAGTCTTTTTGTATGCTCTTCTAGTCTAAAAATCGCCAAACCTCTATCCGTTTTATATGCTCTAGTTCCCTCAAATACAGCATTTCCATAGTGTAAAGAGTGGGTAAGAAAATGCAAGGTCGCATCTTTAAAATCGACAAGCTTTCCATCGAGCCAAATTTTTTCTGCGTGTATCATATTACCTCTTTTCATTTAAAAAGCCTGATTGTAGCAAAAATAGGCTAACAATTAGCTTTTTGATAAAAAGGAAGTAAATTTTTTATAAATTCATCAAGGGAATTTTCGCAAAAATCAAAATACAAGCTAGGCTCTATAAGCTCAACTTCATTGATGAAAGCATCGCCGTTTTTTTGTGGAAGTAAATCCACTCTAGCGTAGAGTAAATTTGAGCTATTAAGGGCTTTTAAAGCTTTTAAAGCTAAGTTAATGTAGGCTTTGTGAGGATTTTTAAGCGGAGATATTTTAACACCATAATTTGAATTTGCTCTCCAGTCCTTTTGTGTTTGTCTATGGATAGCATAAGCAAATTTCCCCCCAAAAAAGATAAGGCAAAACTCCCCCAGCTCCTCCACACTTTCGATAAAGGGTTGAATAAGTGCGCCGTGGGGAAATTCTGCTTTAGTGGGTGTTTTTTGCTCTAAAAAACGCACTCCATTTCCACTTTGCCCGACTAAGGGTTTAATTACGGCTTTTTCAAAAGGAATTTGACTAAGATTAAAATCCTCATCTTGCTTAAAAATCACGCTAGGGATAATGGGTAAATTTGCTTTTTCTAAGCTTTTAAGATAGCTTTTATCAGCGTTTGCTTTTAAAATTTCACTAGGATTTAAAATGCTAATTTTCGCCTTTTCAAGTGCGTTTAAAAAATGTAAAAAATTCGCATATTCTAAGCTATAATCCCACACGGCAAGGGGTAAGATGAGGGTATTTGAGGCTAAATTTTTTACATCAATTTCTTGCCAAGCTTTTAATTCACACTCAAAATGCAAATTTTCTAAGCTTTTTTGCAAATTTTTTAAGGCTTTATTACCCTCTTTATAAGCCTTGCAGGTGGCGATGAGGAGCATTATTTTAGCTCTTTGACATAAGCTTCAAGGCGTCCTTGATTAGTTACCACTCTTTTTTCAAGTTTAGGAACGGCGTTTTTGATTTTGTCTAAATTCTGTGCCTTTCCTACTTGTATGAGTCCTACCATATTCATCATTCTATGTGGCGGACACTCATAAAGATAAACGCCCTCTTTTTCAAATGTAAAAGTTGCTTTTTCATCAAGCTTGCTTTCAAATTTGCTAGCGCCCTCAGGCACGATGATACTTTTAGCCCAGTGGCTTTTGTGGGTTGGGATAAAAGTTACACTATCGCCCACTTCTATGTGTAAGACGGCTGGTTCAAAAATCATCGTTTGATTTTCGCTATCAAGATCAAGCATTTTCACTTCATAATTTTTCGCTTCTAAACTCATCATAAAAAGCCCTAAAAGCACTATTTTAACTACAAATTTCATTATATTTTCCTTTCAATTCTTTAGCGGCTGCCTTAGCCAAAACACAAGGCAAACCTCGCTCACAATAAAAAATATCTGCATCAATGCGATACACCTCTTTTAGCAAGTCCTTATTTAGCACATTTTCGGGCTTATCCTTAGCCTTAATTTTAGCTTCGTGTAAGATAATAAGCTCATCAGCAAACTGCGACGCAAGGGATAAATCGTGCAAAATCACAAGGGTAAGTAAATTTTGCTCTTTTGTGTGCTTTTTGACATTTTCTAACAAAACGCACTGATGATGCAAGTCTAAAGCCGAAACAGGCTCATCAAGGAGTAAAATTTGCGGCTCTTTCAAAAGCACAGAGGCAAAATTTACCATTTGTCTTTGACCGCCTGAAAGTGTGTTGATGTCCCTTTGTGCTAGGTGCAAAATGCCAAGTTCTTCCATAATTTTTGCGGCTTTTTTGATTTGCATATCGCTTAAATACATTCCTAATTGATTTCCAAGTCCAAGCAAAACAACTTCAAGAGCGGTTAAACTCGCCTCAATATAATTATCCTGCGGCATATAGCCTATGAGTTTTTTATTTAGCTCCTTATCTTCAAATTTGATTTTTCCTCCGCTTTTAAAGTCTCCAAAAATAGCTCCTAAAAGCGAAGATTTTCCCGCTCCATTTGCGCCTAAGATAGCGTAAATTTTACCTCTTGCAAGATTTAGATTGATTTGATTTACAACGCATAAATCTTTGCGATGCACACTGAAATTTTCAAGCTTTAGCATAGCTTTTCCTTGAGAAAATAATCCAAAAAAAGAAAGGCACACCAATTAAAGAAGTGATGATGCCAACAGGAAATAAAGCCCCTGGGATAATGACCTTAGATAAAACCGAAGCGATGGATAAAAACGCCGCTCCCACAAACATAGCACTCGGTAGGAAAAATCTCTGATCCTCTCCAACCAACATTCTAGCAATATGCGGTGCGACAAGCCCGATAAAACCTATAACACCAACAAAGCTTATCGCCGTAGCGGTCATAATGGACACTAAAACAAGGGTTTTAAAGCGTAGGAAGTTGAGGTTAATCCCCATACTCTTAGCCCTTGCCTCGCCTAATTTAAGTGCGGTTAAAGCCCAAGAATCACGTAGCAAAAACAAAACGCAAATGAGAGTTACTATGCTAACGATGGGCAAATTTGTCCAATTTGACTTTAGCAAAGAGCCAAAAAGCCAAAAAAGAATTTGTTGTGAAATTTCAGGAGCAGAAAGATACTGCACCAAAGAGAGAAAAGATTGAAATAAAAAAAGTAAAGAAATTCCTACCAAAACAAGCATAGCTGAGTCAAATCTCTTAAAACTTGCAAAACCAAAAAGCACAGAGGCAGCTAACATCGTCATTAAAAACGCTCCCACAGGAACAGCTGTGATAAGAGGCAAGCCAAAACTCCCAAAGGCTATCACCAAAGACGCCCCAAAGCCACTAGCCGCCGCAAGTCCTAGAGTGTAGGGGCTTGCCATAGGATTATTGAGTAAAGTTTGAATTTCAGCTCCGCCTATACCTAAAGCTGCTCCCACAACCAAAGCCATCAAAGCCATAGGAAGTCTTAAATCATAGACTATACTTAAGGTTGTTTGGTCGATTTCTTTTGAAGAAAAAGGCGATAAAAGTGCGTTTAAAACTTCTTTAGGGGCGAGTAGTGAGGGACCTGTGGCGATGTCAAAAATTAAAGAGATGAAAGCCACGCCCATAAATATAAGTATGATAAATAGGCGTTTTAGCTCCCTTTTTCTATGTGCTTTTAAGCTTTCTTCTATCATTTTGCTTGTATCCCAAAAGTCCCTTCAGGTATAACGGGGAGATAGTTTTTGTGAAAATTGATATAGGTTTGAATTGGGTCAATGTCCTCAAACAAGCTTGGATACAAAGCTTTAGCGATGTATTGTATCATTGCAGCATCAGCTAAGGTCCTTGAAGCACCCATATAAAGCCCATAAAGTCTATTATCCTTTATGGCGGGTAATGCACTCCAACCCGGTCTATTTTTATACGCCTCTAGTCTTTTTAACGCTTCTTTTTCATCGATATTAAAGCCCATAACCATCGCTTCTTGATTTTTCTTAAGTTCCGTTTCGCGTCCTGCTATCATAATGACATCGGGTTTTGAGATGAGAACTTGCTCAGGATTAATAGGCGCCCATTGTTTAACAAAAGGAGCGGCGATATTTTCACCTCCTGCTAAGTCAATCAAAGCTCCCCACATATCCTTTCCATAGGTAAAGCCTGTTTCATTAGGACCTTTATTGCCAAATTCTATGTAAATTTTGGGCTTAGGAAGTTGTGCCTTTTCTATTCTGCTAGCAACTTCATTTGCGGTATTTTTGTAAAAATCAACAAGCTCTTTAGCTCTTTTTTCTTCTCCTGTAATTACCCCTAAAAGTTCCGTGCTTTTGGCGTGAAGTTCGACTTTTTCCTTATTATAATCTAGCACGATGATGGGGATATTTGCCTCTATAATAGGCTCTAAATCAAATTCTAAAACTTGATATTGCCACGCCGCTAAGATAAGTAAATCAGGCTTTAAGGAAAGCACTTTTTCTACGGAAAAGGTTCCTACTTCAACCTCACCAAAATCTGCAATGGAATTTAATTTCGGTAAAGTTTTACTATAAAGCTCCCAACTTGCAGGAGTCCAATCCGTCCAAACTGCTTTAGAAAATCCCACAACCTTATCCAGGGCTTTCACTCCGCCAACAGCTAAAAAATCCGTATAATAAAAACCCAAAGCTATGCGTTTGACAGGCAGATTGAGCTTCACTTCCCTATCTAAAACATCTTTAAGAATCACTTCTTTAGAAAAACTAAAAGAAGAAATTAGCATTATAAACAATGCAACTTTAAAAATTTTTCGCATTTTTACTCCTTTTAAAAATGATAAATAATTTCATTTTAAAAATTAAAAGCGTATTGTATTTTTTAAAAACTTATAATTTGATAAATTTTTTAATAGCTATTATCATTATATAAATAAAAAAATTTCGAATAGGAATTTTTGTGTATTTTTAAATATGAAATCATTTTAAAATTAAAAAGTTTATATTAAGAAAAAACATAGATCTCACGCCTTTATATCCACACTTTTTAGAGTGTTTTTAGAAAGAATTTTGCTAAATTCTCCTGTTTTATCATCACTAAATTTAATCCCAAAAAGAAGTTCTAATTCTTCACTTTTACCAAATTTATTTTCTAATAATTTTTTTAAAAGCTCGTTTTTAGCATTGTCATCTTTATAGGTTTCTTTGTTTTGACTTTCGCTTTGTATGGGGGTGCGGGGATTTTTTGTTTTTTTTGTTTGATCGCTTTTAATCATTTTTGTTAAATCAATATTATTAATTCCTCGCATTTTCTCTTCTGCTTTTAAGAGATTTACAAATTCATCGTGTCTTTTTTTAAAATCTAAATATGTGTTTTTAAATTCATTTAAGCTTATATTAGAGTTAATCATCATTTGATATTCTTCATCTAAGCTTGTTGCAAGTTTGGATAATTCAGCATTTCCTGTAATATTAGCACGCTGAATAAAAAGCTTCATCGACAACCGCTCTTCAAAAGGGTTCCAGTCATTAGGATTACTTGAGGCTAAAAAAGCACTTTGTGTTTTATTAATATTCATAAAATTTTGAAAATCTTTACGCTCTAAATCGCTGATATTTTTATCGTTTAATATTTTTCCAAATAATTTTGTATCGCCTTCTAAAAAATACATTGTCGCACCATAGAGCTGAGAATTCAAAAGAGCCATTAAAACTCCGCCCTTATTTGCATTACCATTTTCAATATAGGCATTTTTATTTAAAACAACATCGCCATTATTGTTGCTAAAAATATTATTAATGTCAATTTTGTCAAATCCATAATTAGAAAAAGTGTTAAAAGTCAAATTAATTCTATCTTGTGCGAAAGTTATTTTTTCATATTCATCTTTAGTGAAAGTTTGAGTGATGTTGAGATTTTTATCTAAGATAAAAGCATAAGGTATGTTTGCTAATTCTTCTTGAGAAAAGGTGGAATTTGAAGTTTGCGGTATAAGTTGTGAGAATACTTTATAAGCATTACCTATGGTTTTGGCAATATCTATGGAAGTGTGAGTTGCATAAAAATATCCATCTCCAGTCTCCCATCTTACAAAGCTTTCCATATCTTTAGCATAAATCTTATAATCCTTTGGCAATCCTGCTGCTTCATTAAAATCACTTGTAAAAAAGCCCTCTTTATCCACGCCATAGCCTAAAATTTTATCTACCGCTTGAGTTTTATCGCTAATCAAACTTGATGTGGTGCTTGATAATTTTGCGTTTGATGTGTTATTAAAAGCATTTGCGTGATTATTTGGATAAGGGCTTATACTATTAATCATTTTTACCTTACACTCCAGCCACCAAGTTGATTTTCCATATATGCTTTATAATTTTTTGCAATATCCTTGATGAGGGCATTATAATTTAAATGGGAGCCAGAAGTTACGGCATCAAATTTGTAAAGCATCATATTTGCGTCTAAAGCACCCGTTCCGTAAGTAAAAAATACATAAGGTTTTCCTAAATTTGAAACTTTTACCTGTCTTTTAATGGTATAAACGGGAAATAGCCCATATTCACCGTATTTTTGATTAACCACTTGATTGAAAGCTGTAAGCATTGTTTTATTGTGATTATTACAGGTTGTTTGTCCTAAAGGACATAGACCTTTTGAAAATTCTTCTCCGCTGTATAAAGCCACCGCATACATTTCATTAGCATTGCCCCAGCCACTTCCAATTTGTAATGAAACCACATACCCACCCCTAACCTCTTTCATCTCATCAAGGCTAAGAATTTTTACTCCTACGCTGTTATCACTCACCGCATCATTACTTAGCTTAGCAAGAAGATCATTTGCAAAAGCAAAATTTGCTAATAAAGCACTTAAAGCTATGATATTTAATAATCTTTTAAACATTATTAATTTATTCATAAAAAAAGCTCCCGCACGAAGCGAGAGCTAAGAAAGTTTAAGCCACTAGAGTATGATTACTGAAGTAGTCTTAGAACATTTTGCTGGCTAGCGTTTGCTTGAGCCATCGCGTAAGCTCCACTTTGAGCTAGGATATTTGCTTTAGAGTAGTTTGCACTTTCACTTGCAAAATCCACATCGCGGATATTTGATTCAGCAGCTTTGACATTAACCTGAGTTACGGTAATGTTGTTGATGGTTGCTGAGATTTGATTTTGCACAGAACCGATGTCCGCACGGATTTGGTCTAGGTTGATGATAGCACTTTCAGCCACATCCATTACAGCCATAGCACCTTTGAGTGTGGTTACACCTGCGGTTTGCACTTGACCGATATTTTCAGCCTTAGTCGTTTCTCTTACAACGCCAAGATTAGATAAAACTACACTAAGACCATTTGCTTGAGCCGAACCAATTAAAAGATCGCCTCTAACACTCGAGATTGCATTTACAGCCACAGTATAAACAGTTGAGAAAGCAAGAGCTGAAAGACCGCTTACACCCATAGCAGAGAATGATATGGTGGAGAGCTGTCCAAGTCCAGGTCCTATATCAACCATTAGTCCAACATTTGAAATTTTAGAAGTTACCCATATAGAAAAACCACTACCACCACTATTGACAAGAGTTGTTATAGTACTCATACCTGTTCCTGCAAGCACCGTAAGAGAACTAACGCCTACTTGGATACTTCCTAGTCTTTCCACAGAGTTAAAGCCCATAGCTTCAGCCAAATCTTTAGAAATTTGCCCCTTAGTCTCTCTTAAAGAAACAGAAGATTGAGAGACAAGCTTATCGTGTTCAAAGCCAAAGCCAGTTCCCTCTATTGCTATATCTCTACCATCATTTTTCACTAAGGATAAACGCCCATAGTTTTCCATCATATTAATGGCTATACCAGCACCAGCACCTATGCTACCTGTGATTTTAATCCCACGACCATCAGCTGAAGTAAGCACTAGCTTACCTTCTTCATCTAAAGCTGCTTGAACACCTGTAGTATCTTTAACAGCATTGATAGCGGCAATTAGGGAGCCGTTTTTGTCCCCATTTTCGTATGCTACTTTACCGATAATTACACCATTAATTGCGAAATTGTCATTTGTTGTGCCTGCCATAACGGTCCTACCACCTACAGTTTGGACATTAAAGCTAGCACGAACACCTGTTCTATCAGCTACTCTGTTAATCTCTTCAGCTAAAGCACCAAGTCCAGTTCCAACGGAAGTAGAGATTTTAACCGCTTGAAATTTGAAATCGTCAATACCATTATAGTTTTTAATGGTCATTTGAGCCGTGCCACTTTTAATGACTTGCGCACCTGTTTCAAATCTCGTAAGACCGATTTTAGAGCTTTGAGTCGCACCGATAGTTGCTTTGATGGTTTGGTTTGAGCTAGAGCCTATTTGAAACTCTTGATTGATAAAACCACCACTTAATAGCTGCTTTCCGTTAAAGGAAGTTGTATTAGCAATGTTGTCAAGCTCTTCCATAAGTCTATTGATGTCTGCTTGAAGCATTGTTCTTGTTTTAAGACTTTGACCATCTTGAGCTGCTTGAGTTGCCTTAGTCTTAATTGTATCTAAGATTTTAAGCTGCTCGTCCATAGCCTTGTCTGCTGTTTGCAAGATGCCAAGCGCATCGTTACCATTGTTAATAGCTTGTCCCAAAGTAGAAGCTTGAGAGCGTAAGCTATCCGCTATCGCCATCCCTGAAGCATCATCTGCTGCTGAGTTAATCCTAAGACCAGAACTTAGTCTTGCCAAAGAAGCATCTAAGCTTTTGCTATTAAGGTCGGAGTTAGCTTTAGCGTTAAGTGCCGCAACATTTGTGTTAATACGAAATCCCATTTTAAATCCTTTTAAATGAATTCAAGCTCTAATCCTTGAGCTTGTTATCCACTATATCGTTTAGTTTAAAAAAAAGTTTATAGCTTTTTTCAAAAATTTAACAAAAAGCGAATTTTGGGTGGCGGGTGTGCCTAGTCAAAATAAAAAAAGCCTACGATTTGCTTAATAATCTTGTCTTCTAAGGAAAGCTGGGAGCGAATTTTATCGCTTAAATAAGCTGTTCTTGCTAAGAGACTTGTTTTTTGTGTGGTATTTTGGCTTTGAATTTGAAGATTAACTTGCAGGGTGTAAAAATTTTCCACTAGCCATTCTCCTTTGCTTTCAAGGGGGTCAAGATTAAAGAAAAAGTCCGCTGAAGTGCTGACCCTTTGAGCGTAAGAGCGTTTTTTAAAGTCGATGTAGTTGAGTAAAATTTCATAGGTTGGATTTTCTTTTACCTCTTTCAAGCCTAAATTTTGAAGACTTCGTGAGAGTTTAACGCTAAGTTCGCTTTGTGTGGAGGAGGCGTTATGAAAGATGATTTTAAAGCTTTCGCCCTCTTTTGCTTTGATGAAAATGCCCTCATTATTTGTTGTAAGGGCAGTTTGCATTAAGCCTTGTGAGGCACAAGAGACCAAAAACAAGGCTATAAAAAGGCTAAAAAAAGCTTTCATTCTATAATGGTCGGTGTAGCGACAAGTCCTAAGGAGCGGTATTTTCTATAAAGCTCAAAAACGGCTTTTGTTTCAGCTTCGCTTATTTTAGGGTAGCTTTTAAGCTCTGGGTTAAAATACTTTCTTAAAATGGCAATTTTCTCCGCATCTGTTTTGGCATTTTTGCTTTCTTTATAGATGAGGGCGGACTTTTCAAAAGCACTTTTTCCGTGTGCGACAGGGGCTAGGATAAGGTTGATTTGCTTGGTTTTAAGCTCTTCTTCTATACTTTTAAGCTGCTCTATGCAGTAAGGACATTCAGGGTCAGAAAAAACATAAATGCTAGGCTTGGTTTTATCCCCTAAAGAGATAATCATTTTTTCTTTTTGCACTTCTTTCTTGGCATTTTTGGCAAAATTTTCACGCGCTTGTTCGAATTTTTTGATTTCAAATTCTTGGCGGTAAGAGCTTTTAGCCTTAAGGTCGATGATGTCAGGGACGATTAAATTGTCCTTTGTGAAAAGCACTTCTTCTTGCTTTGCACCTTGCACCTCTATGCTTAACACTATGCTTTCAAAGCCTGTGTCGGCAACTTTCTCTCTTTTGACTATGCTTAGTTTTGCGTCTGGAAATTGCGCTTTAACACTGCTAGAGTAAAAGTCTAAAATTTCTTTATCACTCGCGGCAAAAAGGCTTAAACAAGCACTTGCTAATATTATAATTTTTTTCATTTGTATCCTTTCGTTTTTGACATTATAGAGTGAGAATTTAAATGTTTGATTTTAAAAAGCGTTTTTCATCTTTTTTTATGATGTTTTCATCAAGGTCGAGGTATTCTAGGTAGGCTATGGCATATTTTCTTGAAAAGTTAAATTTGCCTTTCATCGTTTGCACATCAAGGGGAGTAGCCTTTAATAAATTTAGCATTTGTTCTTTAAAGGCTAAAAGGGCGGATTTATCGACAAAAAGATTATGTGCTAAACGCACGACTAAGCCTTCTTTTGTGAGTTTTTTAAGCATAAGATCGCCGCTTTTTCTATCAAACTCTAAGCTCTCATAAAGATTATAAGGTGCTTCTACTTGCAAAGCTTGAGCTTTGATTTTCTCATATAAAGCGTTTGAATTTTTTTCTTGTAGTTTTTCAAAATCCACGCCTTTTTTGAAAAATATCCCATTTTTAAATTCCAAAATAGACATATTTTCTAAAGCAAAAGCACAAATTCTCTCACTCGCCCACGCATTTCTTAGCGCTAGGGAGTGTGCTGAAAGCATAGCGTAGGGGTTTTTTTCTAAAATTTTATCAATGTGCGTTTTAAGCAAATCAACACAACTTAAATCATAAATGTTAAGGTTTTTCTCATCGACAAAAACCTCTTTTAAATTTTTAGCTATTTCAAGGGCTTGGCTGTGATTAAGTTTAAATCTTTGATAGCTTGAAAGCAAACCAAAGCCTTTTTTATGGGCGTTTTTAAGCAAGTTAAAGGCGTTTGAAAAATCTTTATCGTAAAGCAAATTTAAAAGCCTTAGTTTTAGCTCTTTATTTAGCGGCTCATTCACAGGATTTAGCACGACTCCACCGCCTTTTACACGCCCATTTTCAAGCAAGATAAATTTCTCATCAAAGCATAAATACATAGGCTTTTTAAAACGAATTTGTGCGAAAAACTGCCCATTTTGTAAGTCTTTTAAGATATGAATTTTTGCTTCAAGCTGTTTTGTGCCAACGCAAAAGATGTAGTTTTGATTACTTAAATTTGGAGCTTTCACATAAGCTTCGATTTGTAAAAAGGGTTTAAAAAAGCCTTTTTTGCTTAGCAAAAAGCCTTTTTGTAAGCTTTTATAATCGCAGTTTAGACTCAGTGCAACCCTAGCTGGGGCTTTGATTTTATCTAAATTTGAATCGTGATTTTGTATATTTTTGATGATAAGTTCTTTTTGTGTGTCAAGGCAGATGATTTTTTCTTTAAGGGCGATTTCTCCCTCATTTAAAGAGCCTGTAACGATAGTGCCTATACCCTTTAAGGAAAAAATTCTATCGATATAAAAGCGAAAGATGTAATTTTCATCTGTGTTTTTTTCCTCTAGGCTAAGAAGATAATCTTTAAGCTCTTTAATGCCTAAATTTGTGTGAGTTGAAGTGTGGAAAATCTTTAAGGGTTTAAAAGAAAGCCCCCTTAAAATGTCCTTTGTTTTGCCCTCCATATCCTCACACAAATCACATTTACTAAGCACTAAAATAATATCCTTAACACCCAAAAGCTCCAAAACGCTAAGATGTTCCAAGCTTTGTGCCTTTAAGCCCTCATTTATATCTACAACAAACAAGCAAACATTAAAGCCAAATGCCCCACTTATCATTGTTTTAAGCAAATCTTTGTGTCCGGGCGTATCGATGAAAGAGAGTTTTTTATCCTCTGTTTCTAAGCTTGAAAAGCTAAGATTTAGCGTAATTTGCCTTTCTTGCTCCTCTTTGAGCGTGTCGCCCTCAAAGCCGTTAAGTGCCTTAATGAGTGAGGTTTTGCCGTGGTCGATGTGTCCTGCTGTGCCGATGATTAGCATAAATTCTCCATTTCATTGATGAGCTTTATTAGCCTTTCTAGCTCGCTTTCTTGTATGCTTCTAAAATCAAGCACCAAAGCTTTATTTTCCACCCTTGCGATAATGCCTTGTTTTCTTAAATTTTCTTGCATTTTAAGGGCGTTTCCGTTAAAGCTTAGAACAAAACTTTCAAGCATTTTATCAGGTAGTGAGCCTCCGCCAACTAGACCTTTACTTTGCCTTAGTTCGCTTTTAAATTTAAGCTCTTTTTGCACCCTTAAAGCCTTTGCCCTAATGTGCGTTAAATCATCATTTAAAAGCTTTAAGGTAGGGATTTTATCATACTCTTTTTGTAAATACGCCTTTAAGCTTTCATTGAGAAAAACAAGGCTAAGTTTATCAATGCGTAGCATTCTTAAGAGTTGATTTTGCCTTAGTTTTGCAATGAGCCTTTTTTTACCAAGTATAATACCAGCTTGTGCCGAGCCAAAAAGCTTATCTCCGCTAAAGCTTAAAAGGTCGCATTGCTTCACGAGCTTTTTAATCTCAGGTTCGTTAAAACTTAAATTTTTAGGTAGCTTTTCGCACCACCCAGAGCCTAAATCATAATAGCTAATGAGTCTTTTTTTCTTCGCTAAAATTCCCAAATCCTTAATGCCAACCTCCTCACAAAAGCCCTTAAGCGTGAAATTTGATTTATGCGTTTTTAAAATGAGCTTTGTTTCTTTTGTGATGGCATTTTCGTAGTCTTTAAGATGAGTTTTATTACTCGTGCCAAGCTCTTTTAAGCTTACACCTGCTGCTTTGATAACTTCAGGGATTCTAAAATTTCCCCCGATTTCGACTAATTCGCCCCTAGAGCTTAACACTTCTTTGCCAAAAGCTAAGGAATTTAACACCAAAAAAACAGCGGCGGCGTTATTATTAACGATTAAAGCGTCCTCGCATTCAAAAAGAATTTGAAGCTTTTCAAGCACGGCATCATATCTTGAGCCTCTTTTTCCGCTTTTAAGATTAAATTCTAAATTTGTATAAGAGCAAAGGCTTTTTTGACAGCTTTTAAAAAGCTCTTCATCAAAAATACTCCTACCTAAATTTGTATGAATTACCACGCCTGTGGCGTTGATAAGAGCTTTAAAGTCCCTATTTTCATACTCTTTAAGGGCATTTAAAATTCTTAAAATAAGGGCATTTTTATCTAAAAATTCCTTATTTTTCTTACACTGCTTTACGACTTTTTTAGCAAAATATGCCTTAAGGGTGTGAGGAAAGCTCTTTAAACGCTCATCATCAAGCAGGGTTTGAATTTGGGGGAATTTTTGAAAATCGTTCATCTTAAGCCTTAAGAAAATATTAGCCTATTTTAACATATAATTTTAAAAAGGAAAGAATATGCTTAATTTTACTTATATTAAAAACGAATTTATTCAACCCCTAGATGATAAAATCACTCTTTTAGAAAAACCTAGTAAAGAGGAGGTTTTAATCACAAATGATCCTCGCCAAAAGGCTGAAATTTACGCCCCTGAAATTAATTTTTATCTCAAAAATTCCCAAGATAGCATTTTGCAAAAAAGCAAGCTTGTTTTAAAGCTTTATGAAATGAGGCTAAGCGTCTATGAAAACGGACTTGACTTTGAAAATACTAAAGAAATAGCAAACCGCATTTTAATCATTGCTAAAAAAGATGAAAAAAGAGAAAGCTTTTTAAAAGAGGCGGGATTTAAAGTAATAAGCCTTGAAGAAAGCGAAGTTTTAAGCGTGTTTGGGAGTGTGGGGGAGCTTTGTGCGGTGCTTAAAAATGAGGGCGAGGAAGTGGAGCTTGATTTTGATATTTTGCTGTATGAAAAAGAGAGGCAGGATTTTAAAAGACAAAGTGGCTGTTATAATTTAGCAAATTTTAAAGATGAAAAAGAGCTTTTAAACTTTTTGCAAAGCAAAAGCCCAAATTATAGTTTCAAAACTTTCATCACTTATAATTCTAGCGTTTGTCAATACCACGAAAGACGCAGTGAGCATTGTGCTAAATGTGCGGAAATTTGCCCTACAACGGCGATTTTAAAGGACGATGAAGAGAGGCATTTGGAATTTTCGCAAATTGACTGCCTTGGCTGTGGAGGTTGCGTGAGTGTGTGTCCTAGCGGGTCGCTTGATTATGCGCCGATGAATAGGGATAGTTTTTTTAAAATGCTTGATTTTGTAGCGGGGAGTAAAATTTGCATTATC
Coding sequences within it:
- a CDS encoding ATP-grasp domain-containing protein, whose amino-acid sequence is MLLIATCKAYKEGNKALKNLQKSLENLHFECELKAWQEIDVKNLASNTLILPLAVWDYSLEYANFLHFLNALEKAKISILNPSEILKANADKSYLKSLEKANLPIIPSVIFKQDEDFNLSQIPFEKAVIKPLVGQSGNGVRFLEQKTPTKAEFPHGALIQPFIESVEELGEFCLIFFGGKFAYAIHRQTQKDWRANSNYGVKISPLKNPHKAYINLALKALKALNSSNLLYARVDLLPQKNGDAFINEVELIEPSLYFDFCENSLDEFIKNLLPFYQKANC
- a CDS encoding pseudoazurin is translated as MKFVVKIVLLGLFMMSLEAKNYEVKMLDLDSENQTMIFEPAVLHIEVGDSVTFIPTHKSHWAKSIIVPEGASKFESKLDEKATFTFEKEGVYLYECPPHRMMNMVGLIQVGKAQNLDKIKNAVPKLEKRVVTNQGRLEAYVKELK
- a CDS encoding ABC transporter ATP-binding protein, which translates into the protein MLKLENFSVHRKDLCVVNQINLNLARGKIYAILGANGAGKSSLLGAIFGDFKSGGKIKFEDKELNKKLIGYMPQDNYIEASLTALEVVLLGLGNQLGMYLSDMQIKKAAKIMEELGILHLAQRDINTLSGGQRQMVNFASVLLKEPQILLLDEPVSALDLHHQCVLLENVKKHTKEQNLLTLVILHDLSLASQFADELIILHEAKIKAKDKPENVLNKDLLKEVYRIDADIFYCERGLPCVLAKAAAKELKGKYNEICS
- a CDS encoding FecCD family ABC transporter permease, translating into MIEESLKAHRKRELKRLFIILIFMGVAFISLIFDIATGPSLLAPKEVLNALLSPFSSKEIDQTTLSIVYDLRLPMALMALVVGAALGIGGAEIQTLLNNPMASPYTLGLAAASGFGASLVIAFGSFGLPLITAVPVGAFLMTMLAASVLFGFASFKRFDSAMLVLVGISLLFLFQSFLSLVQYLSAPEISQQILFWLFGSLLKSNWTNLPIVSIVTLICVLFLLRDSWALTALKLGEARAKSMGINLNFLRFKTLVLVSIMTATAISFVGVIGFIGLVAPHIARMLVGEDQRFFLPSAMFVGAAFLSIASVLSKVIIPGALFPVGIITSLIGVPFFFWIIFSRKSYAKA
- a CDS encoding ABC transporter substrate-binding protein, whose product is MRKIFKVALFIMLISSFSFSKEVILKDVLDREVKLNLPVKRIALGFYYTDFLAVGGVKALDKVVGFSKAVWTDWTPASWELYSKTLPKLNSIADFGEVEVGTFSVEKVLSLKPDLLILAAWQYQVLEFDLEPIIEANIPIIVLDYNKEKVELHAKSTELLGVITGEEKRAKELVDFYKNTANEVASRIEKAQLPKPKIYIEFGNKGPNETGFTYGKDMWGALIDLAGGENIAAPFVKQWAPINPEQVLISKPDVIMIAGRETELKKNQEAMVMGFNIDEKEALKRLEAYKNRPGWSALPAIKDNRLYGLYMGASRTLADAAMIQYIAKALYPSLFEDIDPIQTYINFHKNYLPVIPEGTFGIQAK
- a CDS encoding Cj0814 family flagellar-dependent secreted protein — its product is MINSISPYPNNHANAFNNTSNAKLSSTTSSLISDKTQAVDKILGYGVDKEGFFTSDFNEAAGLPKDYKIYAKDMESFVRWETGDGYFYATHTSIDIAKTIGNAYKVFSQLIPQTSNSTFSQEELANIPYAFILDKNLNITQTFTKDEYEKITFAQDRINLTFNTFSNYGFDKIDINNIFSNNNGDVVLNKNAYIENGNANKGGVLMALLNSQLYGATMYFLEGDTKLFGKILNDKNISDLERKDFQNFMNINKTQSAFLASSNPNDWNPFEERLSMKLFIQRANITGNAELSKLATSLDEEYQMMINSNISLNEFKNTYLDFKKRHDEFVNLLKAEEKMRGINNIDLTKMIKSDQTKKTKNPRTPIQSESQNKETYKDDNAKNELLKKLLENKFGKSEELELLFGIKFSDDKTGEFSKILSKNTLKSVDIKA